In a single window of the Pelagibacterium sp. 26DY04 genome:
- a CDS encoding phage head-tail connector protein gives MTSYLLAGPAQEPVSLGQMKAHLRVEDEAEDGLIEALIVAARVHVESMTSRALLEQSWRVVLDDWPENRAIRLPVSPMISLTEIRAYDAEGGVHQIGREQFLPDGQAVPARIICPAAIEGAPVLRRRMGIEIDYLAGFGTQPQDVPADLVQSIQTLVAYWYENRDAVLVSGAGAAVPAGFERLVSAYRRVRL, from the coding sequence ATGACGTCATACCTTCTGGCGGGGCCCGCGCAGGAGCCGGTTTCGCTTGGGCAGATGAAGGCGCATCTGCGCGTCGAGGATGAGGCCGAGGACGGGCTGATCGAGGCGCTGATCGTGGCGGCGCGGGTGCATGTGGAGAGCATGACCAGCCGGGCGCTGCTGGAGCAGAGCTGGCGGGTGGTGCTCGACGACTGGCCGGAAAACCGGGCGATCCGGTTGCCGGTGTCGCCGATGATCTCGCTGACGGAAATTCGCGCATATGACGCCGAGGGCGGTGTGCATCAGATCGGGCGCGAGCAGTTCCTGCCCGACGGGCAGGCCGTCCCGGCGCGGATCATCTGTCCGGCGGCGATCGAGGGCGCGCCGGTGTTGCGGCGGCGCATGGGGATCGAGATCGATTACCTGGCCGGGTTCGGAACTCAGCCGCAGGATGTGCCGGCGGACCTGGTGCAGTCGATCCAGACGCTGGTGGCGTACTGGTACGAAAACCGGGATGCGGTGCTGGTTTCGGGCGCCGGGGCGGCGGTGCCCGCCGGGTTCGAGCGGCTGGTTTCCGCCTATCGCCGGGTGCGGCTGTGA
- a CDS encoding phage head closure protein translates to MPPVGTLRDRVQLQRREMALMPDGGHETLFLPITSVWARVRARSARIMREGDGRAATSTHAVTMRFRKDVKPGDRIVYRGRALEVVEAEDINGRRAYLSCLCVETAMVG, encoded by the coding sequence ATGCCGCCGGTCGGCACGCTTAGGGACCGGGTGCAACTCCAGCGCCGCGAAATGGCGCTGATGCCCGATGGCGGGCACGAGACGCTGTTTTTGCCGATCACATCGGTGTGGGCGCGGGTGCGGGCCCGCTCGGCGCGGATCATGCGCGAGGGCGACGGGCGCGCGGCGACATCGACCCATGCGGTGACGATGCGGTTTCGCAAGGATGTGAAGCCGGGCGACAGGATCGTCTATCGCGGGCGGGCGCTCGAAGTGGTCGAGGCCGAGGATATCAACGGACGGCGGGCCTATCTTTCGTGCCTGTGCGTCGAAACCGCGATGGTGGGTTAG
- a CDS encoding DUF3168 domain-containing protein — MAALQDIQNALVSAWAADGPLKLLIGEGAIFDAPPRGMQPPYVTILRHDAAPRDGDDAPGMEHRLTVHCWSPQPSRSAALQIAHRIETVAVRGVLEAGDHAVTHRRHVRTETAIDFATGRARAAVELRFYSEPVG, encoded by the coding sequence ATGGCGGCGCTTCAGGATATTCAGAACGCGTTGGTTTCGGCCTGGGCGGCGGATGGGCCGCTCAAGCTTTTGATCGGGGAGGGGGCGATCTTCGATGCGCCGCCGCGCGGGATGCAGCCGCCTTACGTGACCATCCTGCGGCACGATGCGGCACCGCGCGATGGGGATGATGCGCCGGGGATGGAGCATCGGCTGACGGTCCATTGCTGGAGCCCGCAGCCCTCGCGTTCGGCTGCGCTGCAGATTGCGCATCGGATCGAAACCGTGGCGGTGCGCGGGGTGCTGGAGGCGGGGGACCATGCGGTGACCCATCGCCGGCACGTGCGGACCGAAACCGCGATCGATTTCGCCACCGGCCGGGCGCGGGCGGCGGTGGAGCTGCGGTTTTATTCAGAGCCCGTGGGGTGA
- a CDS encoding phage major tail protein, TP901-1 family, with amino-acid sequence MTAQSGKDMLLKLDPEGSGSFMTVAGLRTKQIAFNAASVDTTDAESAGRWRELLEGGGIKRAAISGSGIFKDRASDAQVRALFFAGTIRDWQLILPDFGTVQGPFQIVALEFAGDHAGEVTFELALESAGEITFSAV; translated from the coding sequence ATGACGGCCCAGAGTGGCAAGGACATGCTTTTGAAGCTCGATCCGGAAGGGTCGGGGAGTTTTATGACGGTGGCGGGACTGCGGACAAAGCAGATCGCGTTCAATGCGGCGAGCGTCGATACGACCGATGCCGAGAGCGCCGGGCGGTGGCGGGAGTTGCTGGAAGGCGGGGGGATCAAGCGGGCGGCGATCTCGGGGTCGGGGATCTTCAAGGATCGGGCCTCGGACGCGCAGGTGCGGGCGCTGTTCTTTGCCGGGACGATCCGCGACTGGCAATTGATCCTGCCCGATTTCGGGACGGTGCAAGGGCCGTTCCAGATCGTGGCGCTGGAATTTGCCGGCGACCATGCGGGCGAGGTGACGTTCGAGCTGGCGCTGGAAAGCGCCGGCGAAATCACCTTCAGCGCGGTCTAG
- a CDS encoding gene transfer agent family protein — protein MANMQRGEIDALIGGETRTLCLTLGALAELEARLQAGDLNGLVERFAAGRVSARDLTAILGAGLRGAGNAVSDDDLARLSIEGGLKGAAEICVRLLKATFGEAV, from the coding sequence ATGGCCAATATGCAACGGGGCGAGATCGACGCGTTGATCGGCGGGGAGACGCGGACGCTGTGCCTGACGCTGGGCGCGCTGGCCGAGCTGGAGGCGCGGCTGCAGGCGGGGGACCTCAACGGGCTCGTCGAGCGGTTTGCGGCGGGTCGGGTTTCGGCGCGGGATCTGACGGCGATCCTTGGGGCCGGGCTGCGCGGGGCGGGCAATGCGGTGAGCGATGACGACCTGGCGCGGCTTTCGATCGAAGGTGGATTGAAGGGGGCGGCGGAGATCTGCGTGCGGCTTTTGAAGGCGACGTTCGGGGAGGCGGTGTGA
- a CDS encoding rcc01693 family protein: MSGFPWDAAMAFGLGVLKLSPRQFWAMTPRELAAAHAGVTGRGAGAPLDRGALERLMALHPDGE, encoded by the coding sequence GTGAGCGGGTTCCCGTGGGACGCGGCGATGGCGTTCGGGCTGGGGGTGCTGAAACTGTCGCCGCGCCAGTTCTGGGCGATGACGCCGCGCGAGCTTGCGGCGGCGCATGCGGGGGTGACCGGACGCGGGGCGGGAGCGCCGCTCGATCGCGGGGCGCTCGAAAGGCTGATGGCGTTGCATCCGGATGGAGAGTGA
- a CDS encoding phage tail tape measure protein, with translation MAELFGEAFEAELADVSVELERIRDLGSAVGSSLTRSLRGAISEGRSLRTLLADIGRAFADVALKAALRPFGDLVSGGIESLFAGINPALAPVRPFAKGGVLSAPTYFPMAGQWGLAGEAGSEAILPLRRGADGRLGVAAGGGQAVTVNFNVTASDARSFAAAEAEVSAMLLRAVRRGTRGS, from the coding sequence ATGGCTGAACTGTTTGGCGAGGCGTTCGAGGCGGAGCTGGCGGACGTTTCGGTGGAGCTCGAACGCATCCGCGATCTGGGGAGCGCGGTGGGATCGTCGCTGACCCGGTCGCTGCGCGGGGCGATCAGCGAGGGGCGGTCGCTGCGGACGCTTCTGGCCGATATCGGGCGGGCCTTCGCCGACGTGGCGCTCAAGGCGGCGCTGCGGCCGTTCGGGGATCTGGTGAGCGGGGGGATCGAGAGCCTGTTCGCCGGGATCAATCCGGCGCTGGCGCCGGTGAGGCCGTTTGCCAAGGGCGGGGTGCTTTCGGCGCCGACCTATTTTCCCATGGCAGGGCAATGGGGATTGGCCGGGGAGGCGGGGTCGGAAGCGATCTTGCCCCTGCGGCGCGGAGCCGATGGGCGGCTGGGCGTGGCGGCGGGCGGCGGACAGGCGGTGACGGTCAATTTCAACGTGACTGCGAGCGATGCGCGCAGCTTTGCGGCGGCGGAAGCGGAGGTGAGCGCGATGCTGCTGCGGGCCGTGCGGCGGGGGACGCGGGGGAGTTAG
- a CDS encoding DUF2460 domain-containing protein — translation MAFHQVRFPLDIALGAQGGPERATDIVTLASGREERNSRWAHARRRYNAGYGIKSRADMAAVLEFFEERRGRFHSFLWRDALDWQAADQEIGIGDGERKAFQLTKRYGAEFDPYLRPITKPVAGSVSVAVDGVAAAFAVDLLTGVVTLEAAPAKGAVVTAGFEFDVLVRFDTDRLDIELSGFDAAVAPHVPVIEVIGE, via the coding sequence ATGGCTTTTCATCAGGTGCGGTTTCCGCTCGATATTGCGCTGGGGGCGCAGGGTGGGCCGGAGCGGGCGACCGATATCGTGACGCTCGCCTCGGGGCGCGAGGAGCGCAATAGCCGGTGGGCGCATGCGCGGCGGCGGTACAATGCCGGTTACGGGATCAAATCGCGGGCAGATATGGCGGCGGTGCTCGAATTCTTCGAGGAGCGGCGGGGGCGGTTTCATTCGTTTCTGTGGCGGGACGCGCTGGATTGGCAGGCGGCCGATCAGGAGATCGGGATCGGGGATGGTGAGCGGAAAGCGTTCCAGCTCACAAAGCGCTATGGGGCGGAATTCGATCCGTATCTGCGGCCGATCACCAAGCCGGTGGCGGGGAGCGTGAGCGTTGCCGTCGATGGGGTTGCGGCGGCGTTCGCGGTGGATCTGCTGACCGGGGTGGTGACGCTGGAGGCGGCGCCGGCCAAGGGCGCGGTGGTGACGGCGGGGTTCGAATTCGACGTGCTGGTGCGGTTCGATACCGACCGGCTCGATATCGAATTGAGCGGGTTCGATGCGGCGGTCGCGCCTCATGTTCCGGTGATCGAGGTGATCGGGGAATGA
- a CDS encoding DUF2163 domain-containing protein has translation MRRFGEGFAAHIASGATTLCWCWKIVRADGVVLGFTDHDVALVFGGTEYRPAHGLDGGETVQRLGAQTQTSEVLGVLHSAAISEDDIALGRYDGARVESWRVNWRQVDERALIRTDTIGEITREDGVFRAELRSGQHALNVPRGRLYQHVCDARLGDGRCGVDIEQAEYRAHAVVTGKSGAASVTVSGLDGFAQGWFGQGIARWTSGRRVGVEDAVVRQDGARLGFDHPVEDWVEVGDTLTVYAGCDKQFATCGKKFGNAVNFQGFPHIPGNDFVLRYPGSGDRLDGGRIVP, from the coding sequence ATGAGGCGGTTCGGGGAAGGATTTGCCGCACATATCGCGAGCGGGGCGACGACGCTGTGCTGGTGCTGGAAGATCGTAAGGGCGGATGGGGTGGTGCTGGGGTTCACCGACCATGACGTCGCGCTGGTGTTCGGGGGAACGGAATATCGGCCGGCGCATGGGCTCGATGGCGGGGAGACGGTGCAGCGGCTGGGGGCGCAGACCCAGACCTCCGAAGTGCTGGGCGTGCTGCATTCGGCGGCCATCTCCGAGGACGATATCGCGCTGGGCCGCTATGACGGGGCGCGGGTGGAGAGCTGGCGGGTCAATTGGCGGCAGGTGGACGAGCGGGCGCTGATCCGCACCGATACGATCGGTGAGATCACGCGCGAGGATGGGGTGTTTCGGGCCGAGCTGCGCTCCGGGCAGCATGCGTTGAATGTGCCCAGGGGGCGGCTTTACCAGCATGTGTGCGATGCGCGGCTGGGGGATGGGCGGTGCGGGGTGGATATCGAACAGGCGGAGTATCGGGCGCATGCGGTGGTGACGGGCAAGTCCGGCGCGGCGAGTGTGACGGTGAGCGGGCTCGACGGCTTTGCCCAAGGGTGGTTCGGCCAGGGGATCGCGCGGTGGACGTCCGGCAGGCGGGTTGGAGTTGAGGACGCGGTGGTGCGCCAGGACGGGGCGAGGTTGGGTTTCGACCATCCGGTGGAGGATTGGGTGGAGGTGGGCGACACGCTCACGGTTTACGCCGGGTGCGACAAGCAGTTTGCGACATGTGGGAAAAAGTTCGGCAATGCCGTCAATTTCCAGGGATTTCCGCACATTCCGGGCAATGATTTCGTGCTGCGCTATCCGGGGAGCGGGGATCGGCTCGATGGCGGCAGGATCGTGCCGTGA
- a CDS encoding NlpC/P60 family protein codes for MTRGEAIAEEARRWIGTPYRHQAALRGAGADCLGLVRGVWRALYGGEPGAVPAYGADWRDPAIGDALEVGARRYLIAKEGPVEAGDVVLFRLMRHLPARHCGVMVGPERFVHAQEHLGVVEVAMGESWARRVAGVFRFP; via the coding sequence GTGACGCGGGGCGAGGCGATTGCCGAAGAAGCGCGGAGATGGATCGGGACGCCCTACCGGCACCAGGCGGCATTGCGGGGCGCGGGGGCCGATTGCCTGGGGCTGGTGCGAGGTGTGTGGCGGGCGCTTTACGGCGGCGAGCCGGGGGCGGTGCCGGCTTATGGCGCCGATTGGCGCGATCCGGCGATCGGTGATGCGCTGGAGGTCGGGGCGCGGCGGTATCTGATTGCGAAAGAGGGACCGGTGGAGGCCGGGGACGTGGTGCTGTTTCGGCTGATGCGGCACCTGCCGGCGCGCCATTGCGGGGTGATGGTGGGGCCGGAGCGGTTCGTGCATGCCCAGGAGCATCTGGGGGTGGTCGAGGTGGCGATGGGGGAAAGCTGGGCGCGGCGGGTAGCCGGGGTGTTTCGGTTTCCGTGA
- a CDS encoding glycoside hydrolase/phage tail family protein — translation MATLALSVAGQVVGGAIGGPVGATIGRALGALAGGAVDNALFGERPSRAQSDVRLTGSSEGGPIPRIYGWSRVSGNIIWATELERIAAESSGIKGFGRGAEEDTIAASFALALCEGEVAHLGRIWADGKLLETDGLDIRFYRGTNDQEPDGFIMARQGAAPAYRGICYLVVERLDLTPFGNRIPNISVEICRPVGDLERDIRAVCVIPGSTEFGYDPRPRVRVLGPGRSEAENCHLSGARSDWDISIDELVALCPNLEHVGLVVSWFGTDLRCGECLVEPRVEGRDKEVKGASWSVAGRSRGAANVVSSHEGGPAYGGTPSDTAVKAAIADLRARGLKVTLYPFVMMDIPHANGLVDPYTLGAGQSAYPWRGRITCHPAPGVKGSPDGTGAAAGQVAAFMGNGYREMILHYARLGRDAGGIDAMLIGSEMRGLTWVRSGASSFPFVDALRGLAGEVRAIVGAATKITYAADWSEYSGLQPDDAPGDKIFHLDPLWADNNIDAIGIDNYMPLADWRDGESHEDAEVAGSIHDLDYLKGNIAGGEGYDWFYASQADREAQVRSPISDGAHGEDWIWRYKDLENFWSLPHHDRIGGVRSETPTAWVPFSKPYWLTELGCGAVDKGPNAPNAFGDPKSAEDARPPFSSGTPDPLVQRQALRACHHYWREAAHNPTSPVYGGPMLDTGRIYLWCWDARPYPAFPGMAEVWSDAANYETGHWLNGRLGSAGADELLAAMAKDFGVTVSRIDAKPPLVRGLGVEAVASLRDASASLVEALGLAVLDTDQGIAWRRGDAREVATLAREDLAAADGALLSRKRSDPAEMAGRLTLNYFDRDRDYQTASVLAVSPKGERNAGAETGLVLDPADARAVAEGMLGAMRRAGDTLELALPPSLMALEAGDLIGVDGVADGPFVVDAVRDGAMRSVSASARGETVVGTIAAPPRRVPQMRPPIAVTPVIAVAHLPAADGGTELVAAAFAEPWPGSVSLRDAGTGSELGVLTAPGTLGELTLELGEGPRGVWDRAGELEVRLYGGHLASAEPQTVLASANRLAVLTDAGHWEVVGFERAELVGPAIYRLTGLLRGLDTTRSGVAGIGNRVMVLDRHCLRVATPHGALGDRRAFRAYAGSRDAEGVELAVDVDFGAALPLAPAHLAARRDVASGDVRLSWVRRSRIDGNAWTFADVPLDFSPERYRVSILDGGAQVRAMTVGGAELIYSAVEQIADFGSLPATFGFAVEQISPVLGPGHRARGVFS, via the coding sequence ATGGCGACACTTGCGCTTTCAGTGGCTGGGCAGGTCGTGGGCGGGGCGATCGGGGGGCCGGTTGGGGCGACGATCGGGCGGGCGCTCGGGGCGTTGGCCGGGGGTGCGGTCGACAATGCGCTCTTCGGGGAACGGCCGAGCCGGGCCCAGAGCGATGTACGGCTGACGGGATCGAGCGAAGGCGGGCCGATCCCGCGAATCTATGGCTGGAGTCGGGTGTCGGGGAATATCATCTGGGCGACCGAGCTCGAGCGGATCGCGGCGGAGAGTTCGGGGATCAAGGGGTTCGGGCGGGGTGCCGAAGAGGACACCATCGCCGCGAGCTTCGCGCTGGCGCTGTGCGAGGGCGAGGTGGCCCATCTCGGGCGCATCTGGGCGGACGGGAAGCTGCTGGAAACCGATGGGCTCGATATCCGGTTCTATCGCGGAACGAACGACCAGGAGCCGGACGGGTTCATCATGGCGCGGCAGGGGGCGGCGCCGGCTTATCGCGGTATCTGCTACCTGGTGGTCGAGCGGCTGGATTTGACCCCGTTCGGCAACCGCATTCCCAATATCTCGGTGGAGATCTGCCGGCCCGTGGGGGATTTGGAGCGCGATATCCGCGCGGTGTGCGTGATCCCCGGATCGACTGAATTCGGCTACGACCCGAGGCCACGGGTGCGGGTGCTGGGACCGGGGCGCAGCGAGGCGGAGAACTGCCATCTGAGTGGGGCGCGATCGGATTGGGACATCTCGATCGACGAACTGGTGGCGCTGTGCCCCAACCTCGAACATGTGGGGCTGGTGGTCTCCTGGTTCGGCACCGATCTGCGGTGCGGCGAGTGTTTGGTGGAACCTCGGGTCGAAGGCCGGGACAAGGAGGTCAAGGGCGCGAGCTGGTCGGTGGCCGGACGCTCGCGGGGTGCGGCCAATGTGGTGAGCAGCCATGAGGGCGGGCCGGCCTATGGGGGGACGCCGTCCGATACGGCGGTGAAGGCGGCGATTGCCGATTTGAGGGCGCGCGGTCTCAAGGTGACGCTCTATCCGTTCGTGATGATGGACATTCCTCACGCCAATGGGCTGGTGGATCCCTATACGCTTGGGGCCGGGCAGTCGGCCTATCCGTGGCGGGGACGGATCACCTGTCACCCGGCGCCCGGTGTTAAAGGATCGCCGGACGGCACGGGCGCGGCCGCCGGGCAGGTGGCGGCGTTCATGGGCAATGGGTATCGCGAGATGATCCTGCACTATGCGCGGCTGGGCCGAGATGCGGGCGGGATCGATGCGATGCTGATCGGGTCGGAAATGCGGGGGCTGACATGGGTGCGCTCGGGCGCTTCGAGCTTTCCATTCGTCGACGCGCTGCGCGGGTTGGCGGGAGAGGTGCGTGCCATCGTCGGCGCTGCGACCAAGATCACCTATGCGGCGGATTGGTCGGAATATTCCGGGCTGCAACCGGACGATGCGCCGGGGGACAAGATCTTTCATCTCGACCCGCTCTGGGCCGATAACAATATCGATGCCATCGGCATCGATAACTATATGCCGCTGGCCGACTGGCGGGACGGGGAGAGCCACGAGGATGCCGAGGTGGCGGGGTCGATCCACGATCTCGATTATCTCAAGGGCAATATCGCGGGCGGCGAGGGGTATGACTGGTTCTATGCGTCCCAGGCCGATCGGGAGGCGCAGGTGCGCTCGCCGATCAGCGACGGGGCGCATGGGGAAGATTGGATCTGGCGCTACAAGGACCTGGAAAATTTCTGGAGCCTGCCGCATCACGACCGGATCGGCGGCGTGCGCAGCGAGACGCCTACGGCGTGGGTGCCGTTTTCAAAGCCATACTGGCTGACCGAGCTCGGATGCGGGGCGGTGGACAAGGGGCCAAACGCGCCCAATGCATTTGGTGACCCCAAGAGCGCGGAGGATGCGCGTCCGCCCTTTTCGAGCGGGACGCCCGATCCGCTGGTCCAGCGGCAGGCGCTCAGGGCGTGTCATCACTATTGGCGTGAGGCGGCGCACAATCCGACCTCGCCGGTTTATGGCGGGCCCATGCTCGACACCGGCAGGATTTATCTCTGGTGCTGGGACGCCCGGCCTTATCCGGCGTTTCCGGGGATGGCCGAGGTGTGGTCGGACGCGGCCAATTACGAGACGGGGCACTGGCTCAATGGCCGCTTGGGATCGGCAGGAGCCGATGAACTGCTCGCCGCCATGGCAAAGGATTTCGGCGTGACGGTGAGCCGGATCGACGCAAAGCCGCCGCTGGTTCGGGGGCTGGGCGTGGAGGCCGTCGCCAGCTTGCGCGATGCGTCGGCAAGCCTGGTCGAGGCTCTGGGGCTGGCGGTGCTCGATACGGACCAGGGCATCGCGTGGCGGCGCGGGGATGCGCGGGAGGTTGCAACGCTTGCGCGTGAGGATCTGGCGGCGGCCGATGGGGCGCTGCTCTCGCGCAAGCGGAGCGATCCGGCGGAAATGGCCGGGCGGTTGACGCTCAATTACTTCGATAGGGACCGAGACTATCAGACCGCTTCGGTGCTGGCGGTTTCGCCCAAAGGCGAGCGCAATGCGGGCGCGGAGACCGGGCTGGTGCTCGATCCCGCCGATGCGCGGGCGGTGGCCGAGGGAATGCTGGGCGCGATGCGCAGGGCCGGAGACACGTTGGAATTGGCGCTGCCGCCATCGCTGATGGCGCTCGAAGCGGGGGATTTGATCGGCGTCGATGGCGTGGCGGATGGGCCGTTCGTCGTCGATGCCGTGCGCGATGGGGCGATGCGTAGCGTATCGGCCTCGGCGCGTGGGGAAACCGTCGTGGGAACGATTGCCGCTCCGCCACGGCGGGTGCCGCAGATGCGGCCGCCGATTGCGGTGACGCCAGTGATCGCGGTGGCGCACCTGCCGGCGGCCGATGGCGGCACCGAACTGGTGGCGGCAGCATTTGCCGAGCCGTGGCCGGGAAGCGTCAGCCTGCGCGATGCCGGGACGGGCAGCGAGCTCGGAGTGCTCACCGCGCCGGGTACGCTGGGCGAACTGACGCTGGAATTGGGGGAAGGGCCGCGCGGCGTTTGGGATCGGGCCGGGGAACTGGAGGTGAGGCTCTATGGCGGGCATCTGGCATCGGCGGAGCCGCAGACCGTGCTGGCTTCGGCGAACCGGCTGGCGGTTTTGACCGATGCGGGGCACTGGGAGGTCGTCGGGTTCGAGCGTGCGGAGCTTGTCGGGCCTGCGATCTATCGGCTGACGGGACTGCTTCGCGGGCTGGATACGACGCGATCCGGGGTGGCTGGGATTGGCAACCGCGTGATGGTGCTCGATCGGCACTGCCTGCGGGTGGCAACCCCGCACGGCGCTTTGGGCGATCGGCGGGCGTTTCGGGCCTATGCAGGGTCGCGGGATGCCGAAGGGGTGGAGCTTGCCGTGGATGTGGATTTCGGTGCGGCGCTTCCGCTGGCGCCGGCCCACCTTGCCGCCAGACGCGATGTGGCGAGCGGAGATGTGAGGCTGAGCTGGGTCCGGCGCAGCCGGATCGATGGCAACGCTTGGACCTTTGCAGACGTGCCGCTCGATTTTTCGCCCGAGCGGTATCGGGTTTCGATCCTCGATGGGGGTGCACAGGTGCGGGCGATGACGGTGGGCGGGGCTGAATTGATTTATTCGGCCGTCGAGCAGATCGCGGATTTCGGGAGTTTGCCGGCGACGTTCGGGTTCGCCGTCGAGCAGATCAGTCCGGTGCTGGGGCCGGGCCATAGGGCACGGGGAGTGTTTTCATGA
- a CDS encoding DUF2793 domain-containing protein gives MSETERLGLPLIASEQAQKHITHNEAVLLLDALVQLRLDGLAQTVPPEEPAEAAYAIGASATGAWQGRDGEIATWTDGGWRFATPAEGWLAWDKGMGRPVVFRWGGWRPLLHSVDGLGVGTDPDGTNRLAVRSEAALFTAVAAGEGGNGDVRLTLNKEAEADSATVIFQSGWSGRAEIGLSGNDDFAFKVSGDGAAFATAMTLSAGSGFATFGSFAGCTVSFPTVAGGVLAAPTGYVVPAPESGASGEVQTVSGGFDGAVLIVTGSAGRTLTFRDGAGNLKLGGDRVLDNFEDSLMLVRRGADWIELSFSDNG, from the coding sequence ATGAGTGAAACCGAGCGGCTTGGATTGCCGCTGATTGCGTCCGAACAGGCGCAAAAGCACATCACGCACAATGAGGCGGTGTTGTTGCTCGACGCGCTGGTGCAATTGCGGCTCGACGGCCTTGCGCAAACCGTGCCGCCGGAGGAGCCGGCGGAGGCGGCCTACGCCATCGGGGCTAGCGCGACGGGTGCCTGGCAGGGGCGGGACGGGGAGATCGCCACCTGGACCGACGGCGGATGGCGGTTCGCAACGCCCGCCGAAGGATGGCTGGCCTGGGACAAGGGCATGGGGCGGCCGGTGGTGTTCCGCTGGGGCGGCTGGCGGCCGCTGCTGCACAGTGTCGACGGCCTCGGAGTCGGAACCGACCCGGACGGGACCAACCGGCTGGCGGTGCGCTCCGAGGCGGCGCTGTTTACCGCCGTCGCCGCGGGTGAGGGCGGCAATGGCGATGTGCGGCTGACGCTCAACAAGGAGGCGGAGGCTGACAGCGCGACGGTCATTTTCCAATCCGGCTGGTCGGGACGGGCCGAGATCGGGCTTTCCGGCAATGACGACTTTGCGTTCAAGGTCAGTGGCGATGGGGCGGCGTTCGCGACGGCGATGACGCTGTCGGCGGGCTCGGGCTTTGCGACGTTCGGCAGCTTTGCCGGTTGCACGGTGAGTTTCCCGACCGTCGCCGGCGGCGTCCTGGCGGCGCCGACCGGGTATGTGGTGCCGGCGCCCGAGAGCGGGGCTTCGGGCGAGGTTCAGACGGTCTCGGGGGGATTTGACGGGGCGGTGCTGATCGTCACCGGCTCGGCGGGGCGAACGCTGACGTTTCGCGACGGGGCGGGAAATTTGAAGCTCGGGGGCGACCGTGTGCTCGACAATTTCGAGGACAGCCTGATGCTTGTCAGGCGCGGGGCCGACTGGATCGAATTGTCCTTTTCGGACAATGGCTAA
- a CDS encoding glycosyl hydrolase 108 family protein, with translation MPMPASRWTRCLAQILKHEGGFVDHPSDPGGATNMGITHKTLARWRGIEPWWDLPRSEVEALTRNEASAIYKALYWERCKAGSLPAGVDLAVFDYAVNSGPDRAVKTLQALVGVVQDGFVGPITLAAVQKRDPRALVEALCDQRMGFLQRLAHWAAFGRGWTNRVADVRAAALADIALLVPSQPTDGVYDMAFLDGYKTYIVGALMLAAGIAQALGIEVPAFGEYSGAQLIMEAFAVIFLRRGLKSELGKV, from the coding sequence ATGCCTATGCCGGCTTCGCGCTGGACCCGTTGCCTTGCGCAGATTTTGAAACATGAAGGTGGGTTCGTCGACCATCCCTCCGACCCCGGCGGCGCCACCAATATGGGGATCACCCACAAGACGCTGGCCCGCTGGCGGGGAATCGAACCCTGGTGGGATTTGCCCAGGAGCGAGGTCGAGGCACTGACGCGGAACGAGGCGTCGGCGATCTACAAGGCGCTCTATTGGGAGCGCTGCAAGGCGGGATCGTTGCCGGCGGGGGTGGACCTGGCCGTGTTCGATTACGCGGTCAATTCCGGACCCGACCGCGCGGTGAAGACGCTGCAGGCGCTGGTGGGCGTGGTGCAGGACGGGTTCGTCGGACCGATAACCCTCGCCGCCGTGCAAAAGCGCGACCCGCGCGCGCTGGTCGAGGCGCTTTGCGACCAGCGGATGGGCTTCCTGCAGCGGCTGGCGCACTGGGCGGCCTTCGGGCGCGGCTGGACGAACCGGGTCGCCGATGTGCGCGCGGCGGCGCTCGCCGATATCGCGCTTCTTGTTCCTTCTCAACCAACCGATGGAGTTTACGACATGGCCTTTCTCGATGGCTACAAGACCTACATTGTCGGCGCGCTGATGCTGGCGGCCGGCATCGCGCAGGCGCTGGGGATCGAGGTTCCCGCTTTCGGCGAGTATTCGGGCGCGCAACTGATCATGGAAGCGTTCGCGGTGATCTTTTTGCGGCGGGGGCTCAAGAGCGAACTGGGGAAGGTGTGA
- a CDS encoding AbrB/MazE/SpoVT family DNA-binding domain-containing protein, with protein sequence MDSQVAKWGNSYALRIPAAMAKTLNVTEGSKVDLSVEDGALVVRPARGRIKLADLLAEVSQDNLHSETPTGKAVGNEI encoded by the coding sequence ATGGACAGCCAGGTCGCCAAATGGGGAAACAGCTACGCGCTGCGAATTCCCGCCGCCATGGCGAAAACGCTCAACGTGACCGAGGGGTCGAAGGTCGATCTCTCGGTGGAAGACGGTGCGCTTGTCGTGCGGCCAGCTCGCGGGCGCATCAAGCTGGCGGATCTGCTGGCCGAGGTCAGCCAAGACAATCTGCACAGCGAAACGCCCACCGGTAAAGCGGTCGGCAATGAAATCTAG